One region of Rhodocaloribacter litoris genomic DNA includes:
- a CDS encoding helix-turn-helix domain-containing protein — protein MKALSPDLRERIVKAYLNGEGSQKHIAQRFSVSQRTVRRLVKLYRSTGSLLPRTRFNGRSPILGPQDRQWLLQLFKENPDLTQEQLAHRLTEAGRPVSQQTVSRALKRLGITRKKRP, from the coding sequence ATGAAAGCCCTCTCCCCTGATCTCAGAGAACGTATCGTGAAGGCCTACCTCAACGGGGAAGGCTCACAAAAACACATCGCCCAGCGCTTTTCCGTCTCTCAACGCACCGTCAGACGTCTGGTCAAACTCTACCGAAGCACCGGTTCGCTCTTACCCCGTACGCGCTTCAATGGCCGTAGCCCCATCCTCGGCCCACAAGACCGACAATGGCTGCTGCAACTGTTCAAGGAAAACCCGGATCTGACGCAGGAGCAACTGGCCCATCGCCTCACCGAAGCCGGACGTCCGGTCAGCCAACAGACCGTCAGCCGGGCCCTTAAGCGCCTGGGGATCACACGAAAAAAAAGACCTTGA
- a CDS encoding transposase, whose protein sequence is MAFRQRLSEIAPERIKVVDESRVEVGMRLPYGYSVRGARCHERAPLRSPIRRSLIGWMGFDGSGVVATHAGTVRGWTFRGFVRRHLVPYLRQGDVVIWDNATIHGVEGIKDLIEAAGAEVLPLPRYSPDLSPIELAWNKIKHVVKRARAETAQALEASVEQGVAAVRPSDAVGWFKHCGYLGQSP, encoded by the coding sequence ATGGCTTTCAGGCAGCGTCTGTCCGAGATCGCCCCTGAGCGGATCAAGGTGGTCGATGAGAGCCGGGTGGAGGTGGGCATGCGGCTCCCCTACGGCTACAGTGTTCGCGGTGCGCGCTGCCATGAGCGCGCGCCGCTGCGCAGTCCGATTCGGCGTAGCTTGATCGGCTGGATGGGATTCGATGGGTCGGGGGTCGTGGCCACGCACGCAGGCACGGTGCGTGGGTGGACCTTTCGCGGGTTTGTGCGCCGGCACCTGGTCCCGTATCTGAGGCAGGGAGACGTCGTCATCTGGGACAATGCCACGATTCATGGTGTCGAGGGGATCAAGGACCTGATCGAGGCGGCCGGGGCGGAGGTATTGCCGCTGCCGCGTTATAGTCCGGATCTGAGCCCGATCGAGTTGGCCTGGAACAAAATCAAGCATGTGGTCAAACGCGCGCGTGCAGAGACGGCGCAGGCGTTGGAGGCGTCCGTGGAGCAGGGGGTGGCCGCGGTTAGGCCCTCCGATGCCGTGGGGTGGTTCAAACACTGTGGTTATTTGGGTCAAAGTCCCTGA
- a CDS encoding pyridoxal phosphate-dependent decarboxylase family protein — MEEDMNLSKLPSSAFVDPSGINSTIVEELAQRVLNLILCHLQHARDRAPLPEGAQLPQLLGIPESPISEDMLLAQLESILAYSMNPAHPAFIGHMDSMPTTMSFLGEMISVAINNNMLSFEMSPSLSLLESYLTKELAALFGLGSQSGGVILSGGTLANLQALAVARNVKLNALKQGVAGLQSVPILFTSDVAHTSIQKAAMLLGLGTSAVIPIRTNINSQMEIGEL; from the coding sequence TTGGAAGAAGATATGAATCTATCAAAACTCCCTTCATCAGCTTTTGTCGATCCCAGCGGCATTAACAGCACGATCGTTGAGGAATTAGCTCAACGCGTATTGAACCTTATCTTGTGTCACCTTCAACACGCGCGTGATCGTGCTCCACTCCCTGAAGGGGCCCAGCTTCCTCAATTGCTGGGTATTCCTGAATCGCCCATATCAGAGGACATGTTATTGGCTCAACTTGAGTCTATCTTGGCTTACTCTATGAACCCGGCGCATCCTGCCTTCATCGGACATATGGACTCCATGCCCACCACTATGTCTTTCCTTGGCGAGATGATATCCGTGGCGATCAATAACAACATGTTAAGCTTTGAGATGTCACCATCATTGTCGCTCTTAGAGTCTTATCTCACCAAAGAATTGGCGGCTTTATTCGGTTTGGGTTCGCAATCAGGCGGCGTAATACTTAGCGGAGGAACGCTGGCCAATTTACAAGCTCTCGCCGTCGCCCGTAATGTGAAGTTAAATGCGCTGAAACAGGGAGTGGCCGGGCTACAATCTGTTCCAATACTGTTTACTTCGGATGTAGCCCATACATCTATTCAGAAAGCCGCCATGCTTCTCGGGCTGGGCACTTCTGCTGTCATTCCGATCAGGACCAACATCAACTCCCAGATGGAGATAGGCGAGTTATAG
- a CDS encoding ABC transporter ATP-binding protein, producing the protein MVIETQNLVKRYGKVTAVDGVSLRVSQGEIYAFLGLNGAGKTTTIRMLLGMVKPTSGEVRVLGTRVRIGGPKPWASVGYLVETATAYPELTVRENLEVVQRLRPGTEPQAVDRIIEQLGLSAYADRRAGTLSLGNLQRVGLAKALIHQPEVLILDEPFNGLDPAGIVEIRELLRELVRNQGVTVFMSSHILGEVSRLADRIGIIHQGRLLQELDIAELERRRKRRLLVQTRDGLAAQTVLGAAGFSIERLDHQTIAVCDQSAIDRPDDIATLLVRAQHPPMMLKVEDEDLEQYFLRLIRQDVSN; encoded by the coding sequence ATGGTCATCGAAACACAGAATCTGGTGAAACGATACGGTAAGGTGACAGCGGTTGATGGCGTATCGTTGCGCGTGTCGCAAGGGGAAATCTATGCATTTCTGGGTCTCAACGGAGCAGGCAAAACTACGACCATTCGCATGTTGTTGGGTATGGTCAAGCCGACTTCGGGCGAAGTGAGGGTTTTGGGCACAAGAGTTCGCATTGGTGGCCCCAAACCATGGGCGTCGGTTGGATACCTGGTGGAAACAGCGACGGCATATCCAGAGCTTACCGTACGCGAAAATCTTGAGGTCGTGCAGCGCCTTCGTCCTGGGACTGAGCCGCAGGCAGTTGATCGCATCATAGAGCAGCTGGGTTTGAGCGCCTACGCCGATAGGCGAGCGGGTACACTATCGCTGGGGAATTTGCAGCGGGTGGGACTTGCCAAGGCGCTTATCCATCAACCAGAAGTACTTATCCTGGATGAACCGTTCAATGGGTTAGATCCGGCAGGGATTGTCGAAATACGGGAATTGTTGCGCGAGCTGGTCCGCAATCAAGGAGTCACAGTGTTTATGTCGAGCCACATCTTGGGCGAAGTTTCGCGACTGGCAGATCGCATTGGCATCATTCACCAGGGTCGCCTGCTCCAGGAATTGGATATTGCCGAGCTGGAGCGCCGGCGAAAACGTCGCCTGCTGGTTCAAACCCGCGACGGACTCGCAGCGCAGACCGTACTGGGTGCAGCCGGGTTCTCTATAGAACGGCTAGACCATCAGACCATTGCGGTTTGCGACCAATCCGCGATCGATCGGCCGGACGACATCGCCACGCTCCTGGTCCGGGCACAGCATCCACCGATGATGCTGAAGGTCGAAGATGAAGATCTGGAGCAATATTTTCTGCGACTTATTCGTCAAGATGTCTCAAATTAG
- a CDS encoding DUF6226 family protein: MSQNRWGPEGPPTEAYSRVTNPGRFAPLHEFAERLLDRLESMFDVDRREGFELDPELKAHELARPSIELTPRAADGARLLVSFTTFPGLVVRAGQWYSEPIPSCGCDACDESAESAIERLSWLVENVTRGHFREVLSVPLLRGDAWKTTEMGASEVGRRESARVRIPRKRAREMLANSRNDYQWKPWPRR; this comes from the coding sequence ATGAGCCAAAATCGATGGGGTCCCGAGGGTCCGCCGACAGAGGCATATTCCCGAGTGACCAATCCGGGCCGTTTCGCACCACTCCACGAGTTCGCGGAAAGGCTTCTCGACCGATTGGAGTCGATGTTCGACGTAGACCGCCGGGAAGGCTTCGAGCTCGATCCTGAGCTGAAGGCGCATGAATTGGCTCGGCCTTCCATTGAGCTGACTCCTCGTGCAGCTGATGGAGCTCGGCTCCTGGTGTCTTTCACGACGTTCCCAGGACTCGTCGTCCGAGCCGGGCAATGGTATTCCGAACCGATCCCCAGCTGCGGCTGTGATGCGTGTGACGAGTCGGCTGAGTCCGCGATAGAACGACTCTCGTGGCTGGTTGAGAATGTCACGCGTGGTCACTTCCGTGAGGTGCTATCTGTGCCGCTGCTCCGCGGTGACGCTTGGAAGACGACCGAAATGGGGGCGTCGGAGGTGGGAAGGCGAGAGAGTGCCCGGGTGAGAATCCCTCGGAAGCGGGCACGCGAGATGCTTGCCAACTCTCGCAACGATTACCAATGGAAGCCCTGGCCACGACGATGA
- a CDS encoding DUF2269 family protein, with protein MDRCAATFTLRGKLLDDRIANPAYGLPLVTGLLMVFVVRLPLTTPWLLTAMVLYVLVVLVGLLGYTPTLRRQIQLLDSEGFHSPNYQALARRGTMLGVVLAVLVILIVFLMVVKPKLWDGREVKRY; from the coding sequence TTGGATAGGTGCGCTGCAACCTTCACGCTGCGGGGCAAGCTGCTCGATGATCGCATTGCCAATCCGGCGTATGGGTTGCCGCTCGTCACTGGGCTCCTGATGGTGTTCGTCGTTCGGTTGCCACTGACCACACCCTGGCTACTTACGGCCATGGTCTTGTACGTGCTCGTCGTGTTGGTCGGCTTGTTGGGATACACCCCTACGCTGCGACGTCAAATCCAGCTTCTGGACAGCGAAGGGTTCCACTCGCCTAACTATCAAGCTCTGGCACGTCGCGGGACAATGCTTGGGGTAGTCCTGGCCGTTCTGGTGATACTCATTGTCTTCCTAATGGTCGTGAAACCGAAGTTATGGGATGGGCGTGAAGTCAAGCGTTACTGA
- a CDS encoding glycosyltransferase family 4 protein: MAVTPERARAETPRRIALFTGAYNHIADGVSLTLNRLVAYLEDRDVEVEVFAPTVDHPPIRHNGTLIPVPSFALPGRSEYRVSLGLSRTARRALRLFKPTLFHVATPDFLGLHAMRMAMLWKTPIVSSYHTHFSSYLSYYNIEWLDRPIWLWLRWYYARCAHLYVPTPTMIDVLKAHGVRANFRLWPRGVDTGRFNPQRRDPGWRRTLGIEDDEVVVAFVGRLVREKGTDIFAGVIKGLRRRGIPHRTLIVGDGPARPELAARLPEAVFTGFLAGEELARAYASADVFVFPSATETFGNVTLEAMASGLPAVCADAPGSNSLVVHGETGYLAPPGRTDVFLEYVVNLVEDAALRRQMSRAALQRARTYDWDAVMARMLTYYDEILNPPEPADRSPRAVRRRLQTTHGSF, translated from the coding sequence ATGGCCGTGACACCGGAACGTGCTCGCGCCGAAACGCCGCGACGCATCGCCCTCTTCACGGGTGCCTACAACCACATCGCGGACGGCGTCTCGCTGACGCTGAACCGGCTGGTCGCCTATCTCGAAGACCGGGATGTCGAAGTCGAGGTCTTCGCCCCGACGGTGGACCACCCGCCCATCCGGCACAACGGGACGCTCATCCCCGTGCCGTCGTTTGCCCTGCCCGGCCGGAGCGAGTATCGCGTCTCGCTGGGCCTCTCACGGACGGCCCGCCGGGCGTTGCGGCTCTTCAAACCCACCCTCTTCCACGTGGCCACCCCCGACTTTCTGGGCCTGCACGCCATGCGCATGGCGATGCTGTGGAAGACCCCCATCGTTTCGTCCTACCACACCCACTTCAGCTCCTACCTCTCGTATTACAACATCGAGTGGCTCGACCGGCCGATCTGGCTGTGGCTGCGGTGGTACTACGCACGGTGCGCACACCTCTACGTGCCCACCCCCACGATGATCGACGTGCTGAAGGCGCACGGCGTCCGGGCCAACTTCCGGCTCTGGCCGCGCGGCGTCGACACGGGCCGCTTCAACCCGCAACGCCGGGATCCGGGGTGGCGACGCACCCTCGGCATCGAGGACGACGAGGTGGTGGTGGCCTTCGTCGGCCGGCTCGTCCGCGAGAAGGGCACCGACATTTTTGCCGGGGTGATCAAGGGCTTGCGCCGGCGCGGCATCCCGCACCGGACCTTGATCGTGGGCGACGGCCCGGCCCGGCCCGAGCTGGCGGCCCGCCTGCCCGAGGCCGTCTTCACCGGCTTCCTGGCCGGCGAGGAGCTGGCCCGGGCCTATGCCTCCGCCGACGTGTTCGTCTTCCCCAGCGCCACCGAGACCTTCGGCAACGTGACGCTGGAGGCGATGGCCTCCGGCCTGCCGGCCGTCTGTGCCGACGCGCCCGGTTCGAACAGCCTCGTCGTCCACGGGGAGACCGGCTACCTGGCCCCCCCGGGTCGCACCGACGTCTTTCTGGAGTACGTGGTGAACCTGGTCGAGGACGCCGCCCTCCGCCGGCAGATGAGCCGGGCGGCGCTGCAGCGGGCCCGCACCTACGACTGGGACGCCGTCATGGCCCGGATGCTCACCTACTACGACGAGATCCTGAACCCGCCCGAGCCCGCCGATCGCTCCCCCCGGGCCGTCCGGCGACGCCTCCAAACGACGCATGGCAGCTTCTGA
- a CDS encoding glycosyltransferase family 4 protein, with protein MPQNTLRLLYVSHSFPPAGRPLANLGGMQRVATELFEALRRRPDLKLSAHLLQSSWTMHWLRGPAYMIRGHRHIRRLIQQRAIDAILFSSIVTPALMWLPKKLLRESGIITAAIVHGRDVTTPIAPYQHAVRRAFDVLDAVLPVSRASAGVCRERGVPDEKLHVIPNGINLKRFRPLADRETMRRELVRTFGPLHVPPDDGLLLCSVGRQVPRKGFAWFVEHVMPLLPEDVHYWLAGDGPEADNIRAAVARRGLEHRVRLLGRVSEKELETLYRGADLFIMPNVPMPNDLEGFGVVMLEAALGGGLPTIAARLEGIRDVISEGVNGHLIESGDAWGFSEAVMAYYHNRPALEAASHRAAAFTAENFCWSAIAERHVTTLRTLVTGVPAPAPLEATAALL; from the coding sequence ATGCCACAGAACACCCTGCGCCTGCTTTACGTCTCCCATTCGTTCCCGCCCGCCGGGCGACCGCTGGCCAACCTCGGCGGCATGCAACGCGTGGCCACGGAGCTCTTCGAAGCACTGCGCCGGCGCCCGGACCTGAAACTCTCGGCCCACCTGCTCCAGAGCTCCTGGACGATGCACTGGCTCCGGGGCCCCGCCTACATGATCCGCGGACACCGGCACATCCGCCGGCTCATCCAGCAACGCGCCATCGACGCCATCCTCTTTTCCTCGATCGTCACGCCGGCGCTCATGTGGCTGCCGAAGAAGCTGTTACGGGAAAGCGGGATCATCACCGCCGCCATCGTGCACGGGCGGGACGTGACGACGCCCATCGCCCCGTACCAGCATGCCGTCCGCCGGGCTTTTGACGTGCTCGACGCCGTGCTGCCGGTCAGCCGGGCCAGCGCCGGGGTCTGCCGCGAACGCGGCGTGCCGGACGAGAAGCTCCACGTCATCCCCAACGGCATCAACCTGAAGCGCTTCCGCCCGCTGGCCGACCGGGAAACGATGCGCCGCGAACTCGTCCGCACCTTCGGCCCGCTGCACGTGCCGCCGGATGACGGCCTGCTGCTCTGCAGCGTCGGCCGTCAGGTGCCGCGCAAGGGCTTCGCCTGGTTCGTCGAACACGTGATGCCGCTCCTGCCCGAAGACGTGCATTACTGGCTCGCCGGCGACGGCCCCGAGGCGGACAACATCCGGGCCGCCGTGGCCCGGCGCGGCCTCGAACACCGCGTGCGCCTGCTCGGGCGGGTCTCGGAAAAAGAGCTGGAGACGCTCTACCGCGGCGCCGACCTGTTCATCATGCCGAACGTCCCCATGCCGAACGACCTCGAAGGCTTCGGGGTGGTGATGCTCGAAGCCGCGCTCGGCGGCGGCCTCCCCACCATCGCCGCCCGGCTCGAAGGCATCCGGGACGTGATCAGCGAAGGGGTCAACGGGCACCTGATCGAAAGCGGGGACGCCTGGGGCTTCTCCGAAGCCGTCATGGCCTACTATCACAACCGCCCGGCCCTCGAAGCCGCCTCGCACCGGGCCGCTGCCTTCACCGCGGAGAACTTCTGCTGGTCCGCCATCGCCGAGCGCCACGTGACCACGCTGCGCACGCTGGTCACCGGCGTGCCGGCTCCCGCGCCGCTCGAAGCAACGGCCGCCCTCCTCTGA
- a CDS encoding efflux RND transporter permease subunit gives MNRFFQRLRPFIRIVVRRAGFVLALAVGLSALGLFFARNLSIDTDLANLVPEDYPSVQALERLKETVGAESEAAVAIESPSFEANRAFAEAFIPRALALKGEAYPEPYFSRVDYRNDVTFLENNALYFATPEELDRLETYLREKVEEAKLEANPFYFDLEEEDEAEPDTVAAELRAVYNEIVAKEYPISDDSTTMVLRFYPTGAQTDIGFLEDMYRDLERLVREMDPASYHPEMKVTLAGRLYRQLTEVRTLERDVTRSFGAGVSAVLLLVVLYFFYKGYRARAGKTFSGRILLAELARTPVMALVIGVPLLMSLSWTFGVAYLAFGKLNLMTSTLGLVLFGLGIDFGIHFYARYTEERAHGHGVSEAAEITFTSTGQAITVGALTTALGLYVLVVADFKGFSEFGFISGTGIVLALVAMLVVMPALIAVFERRRLLNLETTVDGAGAPAGGTRRFPAARGIVLASLAAVVAALVFLPRVGFEYDFGKLEPEYTEYNARRDVVRRVYEPSPYRNPAYIVADAPEEVPAVVAALREKMAQDTLSPTIGRVESLQDRFPMTPAAQQARLDRIAEIRALLEDPFLQAEDDPDLARLRRAAQTRTPIGLDQVPDFLKRRFSSKTGEIGNFVIIYPSVGLADGRNSIAFSDDVGTVRTEDGRVYHAGSTSLVAADMLRLMQAEAPYMVAATFVIVALLMWLNFGTLRWAALALLPLIVGVLWMLLLVEIFGFKLNFYNIIVLPAILGIGNDAGVHLVHRYREEGPGSIWRVLRSSGEHVAMASITTMMGFAGPLLSFHPGLRSIGELAVLGIGATLAAALLFLPALLQWLEDRAEEPATGARVGR, from the coding sequence ATGAACCGCTTTTTTCAACGGCTTCGACCTTTCATTCGGATCGTGGTGCGGCGGGCCGGCTTCGTCCTGGCCCTCGCCGTGGGCTTGTCGGCGCTCGGCCTCTTCTTCGCCCGCAACCTCAGCATCGACACCGACCTGGCCAACCTGGTGCCGGAGGACTACCCGAGCGTGCAGGCGCTCGAACGGCTGAAGGAAACCGTCGGGGCGGAGAGCGAGGCGGCGGTCGCGATCGAAAGCCCCTCTTTCGAGGCCAACCGGGCCTTCGCCGAAGCCTTCATTCCCCGTGCCCTTGCCCTGAAAGGGGAAGCTTATCCCGAACCCTACTTCAGCCGCGTCGATTACCGGAACGACGTCACATTCCTCGAAAACAACGCCCTCTACTTCGCCACCCCGGAAGAACTCGACCGGCTCGAAACCTACCTCCGGGAAAAGGTCGAGGAGGCGAAGCTGGAGGCCAACCCCTTCTATTTCGACCTCGAAGAAGAGGACGAGGCGGAGCCGGACACCGTGGCCGCCGAGCTCAGGGCCGTCTACAACGAGATCGTGGCGAAGGAGTATCCGATCTCGGACGACAGCACCACGATGGTGCTGCGCTTTTACCCCACCGGAGCCCAGACGGACATCGGGTTCCTGGAAGACATGTACCGGGATCTCGAACGCCTCGTCCGGGAGATGGACCCGGCGTCCTACCACCCCGAGATGAAGGTGACGCTGGCCGGACGGCTCTACCGGCAGTTGACCGAGGTGCGTACCCTGGAGCGCGACGTGACGCGATCGTTCGGGGCTGGCGTGTCGGCGGTGCTGTTGCTCGTGGTGCTGTATTTCTTCTACAAAGGTTACCGGGCGCGGGCGGGCAAGACGTTCTCCGGGCGTATCCTCCTAGCCGAGCTGGCCCGTACCCCGGTGATGGCGCTCGTCATCGGGGTGCCGCTGCTGATGAGCCTCTCGTGGACGTTCGGCGTGGCGTACCTGGCCTTCGGTAAGCTCAACCTGATGACCTCCACGCTCGGGCTGGTGCTCTTCGGCCTCGGCATCGACTTCGGCATCCACTTCTACGCGCGCTACACGGAGGAACGGGCCCACGGCCACGGCGTGAGCGAGGCCGCCGAGATCACCTTCACCAGCACCGGGCAGGCCATCACCGTCGGTGCGCTGACGACGGCGCTGGGCCTCTATGTGCTCGTCGTCGCCGACTTCAAAGGGTTCAGCGAGTTCGGATTCATCTCCGGAACGGGCATCGTGCTGGCGCTCGTGGCCATGCTCGTGGTGATGCCGGCGCTGATCGCCGTCTTCGAGCGCCGGCGGCTGCTGAACCTGGAAACGACCGTGGATGGAGCCGGCGCCCCGGCAGGAGGAACCCGGCGCTTCCCGGCGGCGCGGGGGATCGTCCTGGCCAGCCTGGCCGCCGTCGTGGCGGCCCTCGTCTTCCTGCCCCGCGTGGGCTTCGAGTACGACTTCGGCAAGCTGGAGCCCGAATACACCGAGTACAACGCCCGCCGCGACGTCGTCCGCCGGGTCTACGAGCCGAGTCCCTATCGAAACCCCGCCTATATCGTCGCCGACGCACCGGAGGAGGTCCCCGCGGTGGTAGCGGCCCTGCGGGAGAAGATGGCGCAGGATACGCTCTCACCCACCATCGGACGCGTCGAGAGCCTGCAGGACCGCTTCCCCATGACGCCCGCGGCCCAGCAGGCCCGGCTGGACCGCATCGCCGAGATCCGGGCCCTGCTGGAGGATCCCTTCCTGCAGGCAGAAGACGACCCCGACCTGGCCCGCCTGCGCCGTGCGGCCCAGACCCGCACCCCCATCGGGCTCGATCAGGTACCCGACTTTCTCAAAAGACGCTTCAGTTCCAAGACGGGCGAAATCGGCAACTTCGTCATCATCTACCCCTCCGTGGGCCTGGCCGACGGGCGCAATTCCATCGCCTTCTCGGACGATGTAGGCACCGTGCGGACCGAGGACGGCCGGGTCTATCATGCCGGTTCCACCTCGCTCGTGGCGGCGGATATGCTCCGGCTCATGCAGGCCGAGGCCCCCTACATGGTGGCGGCTACGTTCGTCATCGTGGCGCTGCTGATGTGGCTCAACTTCGGCACCCTCCGCTGGGCCGCCCTGGCCCTCCTGCCGCTGATCGTAGGGGTACTCTGGATGCTCCTCCTGGTGGAGATTTTTGGGTTTAAGTTGAATTTTTACAATATCATAGTGCTTCCGGCCATTCTCGGCATCGGCAATGACGCGGGCGTGCATCTCGTCCACCGGTATCGGGAGGAGGGGCCCGGCTCGATCTGGCGGGTTTTGCGTTCGAGCGGGGAGCACGTGGCCATGGCGTCCATCACGACGATGATGGGCTTTGCCGGGCCGCTGCTGAGCTTCCACCCGGGGCTGCGCTCGATCGGCGAGCTGGCCGTCCTCGGCATCGGAGCCACCCTGGCGGCGGCACTGCTGTTTCTGCCGGCGCTGCTGCAGTGGCTCGAAGACCGGGCGGAGGAGCCGGCCACCGGGGCCCGGGTGGGGCGCTGA
- a CDS encoding DUF3047 domain-containing protein, whose product MRFFLSLLLLLGFVLPPRPAEAQAGVSLRMDHVIVLDDFESYADGALPVRWKYLHDRKLMPLEPRFMRPKERFYVVDEGQNKVLRVYTEGEAVHLTMANEPEGFDWDLRTHPRLRWRWRALRLPEGAHEDDERFNDTGVALYVYFRITGVAFLRRPEGIKYTYSSTLPVGTVVDYGKLKVLVVSSGADGIGAWHTIERDVVADYRRLFGTDPPDRPLSIRLWSDSDNTGTVGEADFDDIVLLPAR is encoded by the coding sequence ATGCGCTTTTTTCTGTCGTTGCTTTTGCTCCTCGGGTTCGTGCTCCCGCCCCGGCCGGCCGAAGCCCAGGCCGGTGTCTCGCTGCGCATGGACCATGTGATCGTGCTGGACGATTTCGAGAGCTATGCGGACGGGGCCCTGCCCGTGCGGTGGAAATACCTGCACGACCGGAAGCTGATGCCGCTGGAGCCCCGTTTCATGCGCCCCAAAGAGCGGTTCTACGTCGTCGACGAGGGGCAGAACAAGGTGCTGCGGGTCTACACCGAGGGCGAGGCGGTTCACCTGACGATGGCGAACGAGCCCGAGGGGTTCGACTGGGACCTGCGCACCCATCCCCGCCTGCGCTGGCGCTGGCGGGCCCTGCGCCTGCCCGAAGGCGCCCACGAGGATGACGAACGGTTCAACGATACCGGGGTGGCCCTCTACGTCTACTTTCGCATCACCGGGGTCGCTTTCCTCCGGCGGCCCGAAGGCATCAAGTACACCTACAGCAGCACCCTCCCCGTCGGCACCGTCGTCGACTACGGCAAGCTCAAGGTGCTCGTCGTCTCCAGCGGGGCCGACGGTATCGGAGCGTGGCACACCATCGAGCGCGATGTGGTGGCCGACTACCGGCGCCTCTTCGGGACGGACCCCCCGGATCGCCCCCTCTCCATCCGGCTCTGGAGCGATTCGGACAACACCGGCACGGTCGGCGAGGCGGACTTTGACGACATCGTGCTCCTGCCGGCCAGGTAG
- a CDS encoding glycosyltransferase family 4 protein, which translates to MRLLLLTQDFPPDTGGTQTYALELARRLAPRCDDFAVLAPHIAGCEATDARLPFPVIRVRAGYDSFAVKALGALLHHTRHRPADATLHVQWATAGTGLAARRLGHLRRVYVAAHGRELLFNPLPRPFGGLYDQLRRAILRRADHLFPVSRYTGGLLAAAGVRPERWTVVPNGTDPDRFVPLEATPLRTRLGLEHRPTLLTVCRLVPRKGVDTVLQALPQVVEAVPEVVYLIGGDGPDRPRLEGLTRDLGVTDHVRFCGRIPDDDLPLLYNACDVFVMPSRLDPPHVEGFGLVFLEAGACGKPVVGARTGGIPDAVADGETGLLVPPDDPPTLAAALCRLLAAPDWARHLGRQGRRRVLEAFTWDHAADRLFATLRRDLAAFAKAPL; encoded by the coding sequence ATGCGCCTGCTCCTCCTGACCCAGGACTTCCCACCGGACACCGGCGGCACGCAGACGTACGCCCTGGAACTGGCCCGCCGGCTGGCGCCCCGGTGCGACGACTTTGCCGTGCTGGCCCCGCACATTGCCGGCTGTGAGGCCACGGACGCACGACTTCCCTTTCCCGTCATCCGCGTCCGCGCCGGCTACGACAGCTTCGCGGTGAAGGCCCTCGGGGCCCTCCTCCACCACACCCGGCATCGTCCGGCCGACGCCACGTTACACGTGCAATGGGCGACGGCGGGCACGGGGCTCGCGGCCCGGCGGCTGGGGCACCTCCGGCGGGTATACGTGGCCGCGCACGGGCGGGAGCTGCTCTTCAACCCGCTGCCCCGGCCCTTCGGCGGCCTCTACGACCAGCTGCGCCGGGCCATCCTCCGCCGGGCCGATCACCTTTTCCCGGTCAGCCGGTACACGGGCGGGCTGCTGGCCGCGGCGGGGGTCCGCCCCGAACGCTGGACCGTCGTGCCCAATGGAACCGACCCGGACCGCTTCGTCCCCCTGGAGGCTACCCCCCTCCGCACGCGCCTCGGGCTGGAGCACCGTCCCACCCTGCTGACCGTCTGCCGGCTGGTACCGCGCAAGGGCGTCGACACGGTCCTGCAGGCGCTCCCGCAGGTGGTCGAGGCTGTGCCGGAGGTCGTCTACCTCATCGGCGGCGACGGGCCGGATCGCCCCCGGCTCGAAGGCCTTACCCGCGATCTCGGCGTGACCGACCACGTGCGCTTCTGTGGCCGGATTCCGGACGACGACCTGCCCCTCCTCTACAACGCCTGCGACGTCTTCGTGATGCCTTCCCGCCTCGACCCTCCCCACGTCGAGGGCTTCGGCCTCGTCTTCCTCGAAGCCGGCGCGTGCGGCAAACCCGTCGTCGGTGCCCGGACGGGCGGCATCCCCGACGCCGTCGCCGACGGGGAGACGGGCCTGCTCGTGCCGCCGGACGACCCCCCCACGCTGGCTGCCGCCCTGTGCCGGCTTCTGGCCGCCCCCGACTGGGCCCGGCACCTGGGCCGGCAGGGACGGCGGCGCGTCCTCGAAGCCTTCACCTGGGACCACGCCGCCGACCGCCTCTTCGCAACCCTCCGGCGGGACCTGGCGGCTTTTGCAAAAGCTCCGCTTTAG